GCACACAATTCATATAATCTCCAACATATTCCAAGACACAAAATAATTATCCCGAACGACAAaaggctcaaaccaaacatttGTCATGACGAATAGTTATTTTTGTGAATGATGACTCTAACTAATCAATATGAGAGAAGACATTATTTATAAGGTGTGATATGTGGTGTCTATGTGAAGTGATACCATTCTCTTCCATGCATGCTATTGTTCTAAACCTTTGTGAGAATTGCTCGGGCCAGACTATCAATGCTGATATGTCCTCCATTATGTTTAACCAGAATACAAACAATGTAGATAAGGAGGTGATGATGCAAAGCTTCGAACAACTCTAGCAGATACAGAACACACCCCAGATCCAAAAAATAACTGCAGCTTTACGGATTCGGTGGGAAAAAAAGGATCAACTAGATACCAAAATAGGACCCTGAGccgaaaaaaaatattcaggGATCCGATCTCCCTGGCGAGAAATACCAATATACGCGGGGCGGAGATCGGATTGTCGCGGAACTGAAACTCAGCTGAAATCGTTGGCGGGAGGGAAATTTCCGCTGCACGCTCGAGCTCCACCACCCGCCGTCGCTGCCACCGATCTACTCTCCCGAGCTCCATCCGGCCAAGCACCGTCCCACAAAGTCCGGCATGGAGTACCCCAAAGCGTCCTACTGCGGTACCACGGCGGTGCCAACCCTCCCACGGCTAATCTTCATCCCGCGGCTtcctgcggcggcgcggcgccttCCCTCCTCCTCTGTTGGCAACCGTGTGTTGGTTGCTTCCAAACGGAAGAGGTAGGGAAACCAGACGGGCCAGGGACAAGCCCCGACCGCAAGGGCACCTTCCGTCCCGTGTCAAGCGcctgcagctgccgctgctcccTCTGCCATGCCCGAGGCGAACGAAGGGCGGGTGAAGATGACGGTCAGGCGGCAAAGGAAGATGGCGGCAGCCCGAGGCGCACCCCCTCGTCCACctgctccggcggccgccattCCGACCTAGCAGTCGGTCGCCCCACAACTATTCGACGATACGCTCGAGAGGTTAAATTTTCAGCCCTCAGACTCGATTCCGGCGAAATTTAGGATGGTTTGATGAAATTGCTTTCCCTTCCATTCTTGTAGCTTTGATTATGATTTGCTTCCCTCATTGTATGCAGAATTGTTGGCCGAGAATGCGGCCAACATTGATTCGACACCGCTAGAGGATTTTGATGCCGGCATGGGTGCGGAGGGGGAAGAATAAAACAGTTTGGAAGAAATTGATAAGGGCGTGTTCAATGGATCCCAAAAAAATAACCAAGAAGGGAACCAGTTACAGTGACCTAGAAGACGTCACTTTGGTCCGGGCATGAGAGAGCGTCTCACTCGATGCCGTGACCGGCAATGATCAGACCGGAAAGAAGTATTGGAAGCGAACTGAGGACAAATTTTTCCGGCTGATGCCGCCAAATTTTTCCTCGTGCACTTTAAGGTCAGTACAAGGTAGATTCGAGACGATCAAATCTTGGTGTAGCTGTTGGAGTGGATGTTTGGAGCAAGTGAGGAATGCCTCGCCGAGTGGATGCACCATTATGATTATGTGAGTTCAATTAGGCTGAAATTGCAAGTCTACTTGGTTCAATTGTCGATTCAATTGTTCATTGTTGCAATGGAAAGGTACAAAGCCATGCCGGGTTCCAAGGAAAGGCCATTTACACTTCAACATTGTTGGAAGGTGTTGGAGTTTAGTGAGAAATGGCGTTTGAGGGACAAAGAAGCAGCACCGAAGAAAGGGGCATTCGTCCAATTGGATGAtgataatgatgatgatgatgatgatgaagaaaaTGATGCACCGAAGGGTGGGCGTGACCGCAAGAAGCCGGAtggaaggaagaaggagaaagagaagatTAAGAAGACAGCCGAGTCCTCAAGTTTGAATTCCAAGTTTGATGAATTGACGAAGTCCAAAGAGATCGCTTCGGCTGCCAAATTGGAGGTCAAAAAGATCAATGCCGAGAAGAAGCATGGACAAAAACTGTAAGCTATTCATGAGGTGGAGCTCTAAAAGAGCAATGTCGACGCGCGCAAGGCCAAAATTGAGGAGGAAAAGGCAGCGGAGCTAGTGCTTGCGGAGGAGAACAAGATAATGCTCATAGATCCGACCGGCCTTGATCCACTTGCAAAGGAGTGGTGGGAGCTCCAAAAAAGGACATCTTCTAGCATCATCGTGAAGCTACTGCCGAGAAGTagaaggcggcagcggcagccgctGCCGGAGCCAGACATGGCGGCGATGGTGGAAATGGAGATGCCGTCGCGAATGAGGATGGCCAAGGCGATGAATTACATCCTTGATTGATTTATCCTTACTATTTTGTTGCGCAATTTGGAGGATTGTATCTGTCGAACTGTGGTTTCCAGTTTCTTACGAACTGACGATTTCTATCTGACGAACTATCGATTTACATTTCGGTACCTATTTCGGTTTATTGCGGACTCGGGCAGAACAGATACCGCATACCTCGTTTTCGGGTTAGTTTTCGGATTCTGTTCTGGCCGCGGAAACGCGGATCCGAAAAACACCGATTTGGTAGACCGAATCAGCTTTTTTTCGGGTCAGATTTTTCGGTAACCGTTAGAGTTGCTCTTAGACTTAGGGGAGAGTCCTGAAGTGAGTGGTACTTGCGGGTTCTGGTGCATGTGGGAAGATCGAAAACTAAAACTTTCAGCTATCCGAAGGATAGGATCCAGGAAATACAAGGTTGGAATGGACAGCTGTTCTACGAGGCTATAAAAGCTATCCCGACTTTCGCTATGTCTTGTTTTGATCCAACGAAGACGACGATATGAGCATGAATATTTGTCTGTATTGGTGGGCGCAGTAAGAAAAAGAGAATAAGATGCAATGGTTGAAGCGGGATTTGATGCTTGCAAGGGTTGGTATCTCCTTGATGtcccagattttttttagtaacaCAGTACAACGCAAACGCTTACGGCATTCGCTTACACTCACACTTGTAAACACGCGCACACACTCTACCCAACGAGCACCTCCAAAAAACTGAGCCGGCAGACGCCTGTTTACAGGTATGTCCTCTGTCACTGAAAAAAAAGCGCCGGataaattctgaaataataatccaaaaaaaatgtgaaaccCATGTTAAGTACATGACTTGAACATGATTGGGTTGTTTCCGCCACAAGAAACCACACCATCTAAGTTAGGCTCGGTTCATTAATGTGCCAGATTCTCTGTGTGCTAGTCCTGAAGGCTAGATATTTCCCGACAATCGATCTGTTCCAGGCGATGCTTAGGGAGGGATCTCCTATACTTGGTGCAACATACAAAAAGGGTCGAGGTATTAAAGCAAGGAGCGATCAGGGCATCAGGCGATCAAGTTGGTGATGCATCGTATTTAAGGAATGGGGTGCTGGTTCCCTAGTTTCCGTAATCTTCCTGTCTGACCCCGTATAGTGACGGTATGTGGGTGCAGGGTTCGGACAACGCCAAAAACTTTGAGGAGCGTGGGTGTGTTTCACTCTATCCATTGCTTTCAAGTTGCAACACCATGTctcaatttatttatttatttctagAATACAATGTCTAAAATTATTTATGAAGTTCGTTTTCAATACATCTTGTACCGAAACGAAGCCGACATACAAAAATTTACTCTGTTGCTACTACATGCAGTCAAGGGTGGTAGTTAGGCAGCACCTGGCCAAATAGTTGGACACGCTCATGCCGAATCATGCATTCATCACTACAAAAGATGTCATACCCCGCCCACCCAACCGACATGCCGCAGCCGGCGCTCGTGCACTGGCCACCGCCGTCCTGTGGCAGCACCGGCACCCAGCCCAGCGGCCCGGTGCCACCCATTCGCTTCCACGTCGCGTCTTGGATTGCCTTTGCGGCGAGCCGTCGATGCTGTTGGCACTCCTTGTTGGCCCTCTTTGTGTCCTCAACAGCATCACCCTCGACCTGGCTGATGTACCGCTTCACGAGGTCTGGCTTGTCGTTGAGTGTATGCAGGACCACGCTGAGAACGTAAGCCGCCGTCTTGTGGCCGCCGTCTGCCGCACggccgaggcactcgcggcctTGCTCTATGTTGTGGTGTGCGAAGATGTGCTTGAGCCCGACGATGAAGTTGGCCTCCGGGTTGTCCGCGTTGTCCAGGTGCTTGAGCAGAGCCAGGTAGCGCTCGTTGTCATGCCACAtcatcccctcctccttctccaaTGCCAAGCGTCTGCCGACATGTCGTTCCTTGGACACACCATACATGGTCTTGCAACTGCAGTATGAAACAGAGCAAATATAGTCCCAACAGCAGTAATAATTTACTCTCTCTCTTGTTTTTTTGCGGACAAGCGGTAATAATTTACTCGATCTACTATATTATTCAGAATGGATGCTGATGCGGTAAATCTTGTTTTGTTACACATATCTTTACTCAGTAGCGGAGACAGGTAAAAAGCTTGGGCGTGGCGGTGTTTACATAAGGAGAAAACCATATACATTGGAACCTCACCAGATACTATGTTGTTGTGTGTACTAAAATAGggtaaaaattcaaaaattaaaatattggCATAAGTTATATGGATTATATCTACATATGTTGAGATTTTTTGCAACTTTTTAGGTGTGGCTAGAGCAGCAActttgtgaccctcagggtacctttgaccctccttagttcaaccaaatgaactaaagttttaaaatgacatgatttttttttaaaataattcatttgtttAAACTAAGGAGGATCAAAAGGTACCCTGAGgatcaccatgttgcaccttTAGGTGTGGCGGATGCCGGACCTTGCCATAGCGATGCGTCCACCACCGTCTCTACTCATACAATAGATTCAACTGGTGGTGGTGATCCTTCATCTTTAAACCGCATGATTTAGTTGAAGTGCCAGTACTCCTAGTTAGAAGGGAGTATCAAGTAGGATTGTTTTAGGCAATTTACATCTTTAATGGGGATTTTTCTTGTAATCCAATTAGTACGATGTGAATACGACTATTACTATACTCAAAAACTATATTCCCTTCTATCTAAATTActtgtcgcaactttgtcaagatatgcatgtatctatacactgaAATGCGTCTCGATACAGGAAAGATGTCTCCTCTTCAAGGTTGAAAAAattgaaagagagagagagggcaaCAAAGCAGCTCATGAGTTAGCTGTTGTAGCTTGAGTGTTGGGTCAAAATCATTTCTAGTTGGGGCATGTGCCACCGGCAATTGCTTGCATGCTTGCTGTCTGTAAACACTGTTATTCACCAACCAATAAAAGCTCTCTGTTCCGCCAAAAAGAAATGTGTCTCGatacatgtgtatctagacaaaattgCGACGATTAATTTGGATCGGATTACTTATTAAATATCTTTGTATTAGATTAAGATTATACCCTTGTTTTTCTAATActcctttgtttttccttccaaaaaaaatacttttttgttttctgaactGTATCAAAGAGTATCGATTAATCTGAACCTTCAGATCAAAGAAAATGAACGTCTCGTAGTAATTCTAAGGTACTGTGAAATACTGTTCTTTGTAGTCTCTACCACCGATGTAGTACGAGTATTGCGTTAGTTAATAGTTAAGCAGAGTATATGCGGACTTACGTGGACCGTAGGCTGCAGAGGTCAGCCATGGGCTGCGTAGAGCTTGCGGCGACAATCCCGACGATTTCGACGACGAGCTCAGTAGGAAGCACGGCGTCAAGCCCTGAgttcctcttcttcgccgccaTACTCCGCGTCTTCACCATTGCACTAGTACCTATTGGACACCTGAGGAGCGTGAAATACGTAAGCTTGTATTAGTACAAGCCCATGCCGATGCAGCCAATGTCGGAGACAAGATTTAGTGAAGAACAGGCCAATTTACTCTACAAAAGTTGAATTGAAGAAATTAAGAAGAAAACCCCaggccaaatttgaattccttCATAATTtagcaaagagaaaaaaaaatcaccctGCGGGCTTCTAGTCCTAGTCTGACGAGGAGACGACCAAATCCAAATTAATCCTAACAAGATAAAGATTACGGAAATCACTCTGTTTTCTTAGAGGGAAAGCGTCCAACTTTATTCCATAATTAAACTCTAGGGTCTATCTAGGCCTCACTGAACTAAGAATCAGGAAATCTCGGTAGACCAATGCTAACAATTGGATCATGCATCATGTTTCGTGCTCCACACCTATCCCTAGCGACTATTTTGAAAGCCGTGGCTGTTGAATATCGGGCCTTACATGGGTGTGTGTTTTTAGAAATCCCAGTCCAGATGATTTGTGTATTGTCTTGGTCCAGGTAAAGGTATTTATGTAGTTTTATACTAGGCCAATTGAGATGGTACGATGAGCCATTTACAAGAATTTCAAAATGACACAAGTGATGTCAACGTAGCTGGTCATATCAACTTATCCCAATTAATCAAAGCTTATGTGACGAAACTTTCTGATAtcttaaaaacaaaactacAGAGGAATTAGTGACATCAAAACTTCTGTCAAAAACTAACCCAaaatttctctaaaaaaattaaccaAAAAACTCAAGTACGGGTTGATACATCCAGGTACAATTGCCGTGGATTAGAATTAATCAAATCTCATACTAACCCTTTGAAAGTAATTGCACCACTGGTCCAACAAGTTGAGAGGTGGGAACATTTTAGTCCATCTTATTGTAAAACCGGAAAAACTAGTCCTAAACTTGTAATACAAATTGGTTAGTAGTACGTACTTGCAAAAAAACGTACCGTATACAGACCAGTAATATGTTGACACATGGGGGTTCGAcatatttgcaaaaaaaaaccctaaatAGATAACTAATCTATTTCTTCAATCCATCACCTTCATATGAAATCCATTCCACTCCCCACTCTTCGCCATGCCCAAGTGACCTAAACCCTAGCCGGCGAGCGAGGGCTAGAGGCAGCGGCGCGTGAGAGCTAGAGGAAGGGAAGGACAAGGTAGAGGTAGTAGATGCGCGGGACGGAGTGGCAGGAGCAGTGCAGGTgaatgggcggcggcgcttgcgCTAAGGTCACCTGCAAGGCGTACTGGGACCCTAGAGCATCTTCAAAAAGGTACAATCTTCCCCTTTGTTTTGCAATAATTTGAGGGTCCTCTGTTCTTGGCAATGCTCAGTGGACTGAAGATATGTTTTAGGGCAATGTTAGTGGTCAGATTGATAAAGTGAAGAAGTATTTGACTTTGAATTTGAGGCGGTACAGCAACATGATTTCTGCTTTGGAAAGAGAATCTGAGGCTACTGCAGACAGTGGTTGAATTGAAAGTGGTGATCAAGAAGAGGAAGcaagagaagaaaatgatTGAAAGGAGTCGTAGGCCAGAGATTAGAGCCAGGGATAGAAAAGAATTATGTATCGTGATGATTGAAAGGAATCATAAGCAAGAAAAACATTGTGTTCGAGAGGGTGGAAATGAAGAGCTCGCGGTTTCCAAGGGCTCTTTTGAGAAAATCACATAGACCAGCCTGACCTAAGCGTGAAATATTATAGATCAAGAGGCTTTTCGACAAAATTGCCCCGCACCCAGCTGGAATGCCAGAGGGAACAACACGAGTCCAATTCGGACCACTCCGGCTTACTGTGCACACCTAAACCGGTACTAGGACAAGGTTTTCTTATTTTACAAGAAGATGGACAAAAATGCTCCCACCTCTCAACTCGTTGGGCCAATAGTGCGATTATCTATAACCTTTGCAACAAAAACTAATCCTTAAAGGTTCTCGACAATAACAGAAACCCAAGCACACACGCATGGATCAATTAGGAATGAAATTAGGAAACCACATCAAGAAACCAAGAACATGCTTTGTAACGCACATGGATCTTAAAGAATTAAATTATAAAACAAATCTCATGGAacatgaaacaaaacaaatgcgGACGGTTGAGGTCGAGGCGATCTAACCAATGAGTCCGAAGACACAGAGCGTCATTCAGTGGGCCCACGACAATGTAGACGAGGAATCGTCGGGTGCCACAGACGAGTGATCAGCTGCTCCAGCCGAAGGATGCGGATGCAGCTAGTCGTCGTGGTTAAGTCGAGCAACCTCCTCACCTAAAgacaacgacgacgatgaAAGAGCACAGATGCAGCAACAAGGGCGGGGCACCGCTGCGGCCGTTTCCCTAGTCCCCGTCCCCCCTCCGAGCCGGTGAGGAAGTTGATAAGGCGGTTGGAGCCAGAGACGGAGGAGGTGGCGTGGGACACGCTGGATCTACGCGCCCTCAAGTGCGTGCGGCGGATGGCGTGAGCAcgagcggcggagggaggacGCCGAGCTCAATCTCGCCCGGTGGATCTGGAAGAATGGGGAGGGGAGCGGGGAGGGGAATTGGGAGGGGAGATAATAAATGGTGCGGTCCTTGTTCAGTGGTGTCCACTTCGGCCAAATCGATGGCTTGAATGAAGTCATATGGTCCTTGCTGGATAGCAGTACCACATTGGCCAAATGTTTAGTTCTGGGCGCGTATTACGAGTTCAATAACTACATAATACAGTTAGTCATGGGCCCAAACGGGGGCATTCCTAGGTGAGCACTCGTCTGGGATAACAAGCGACTGGAGGACCAACACTAAAGCGAATTACGCCGAAGAATGGCCCGCGACTATTTTGAAAGTGGTGGCTGATGAGGGCTTTACATGGGTGTTGTGTTTTTAGATATCCCCTGTCCATATGATGTGTATTGTTTTGGTTCATGTAGAGGTATTTATGTAGTTTATACTAGGCAATTGAGATGTAAGATGTGCCATTTGCAAGAATTTCAAAAATGGCACTGGCGACGTAGTTGTTCATATCAACTTATCCTAATTAATCAAAACTTCTGTCAAAAACTAACCCAAAATTTGTGTCGAAAACAAACCAAAAAACTCGAGCACAGGTTGATACATCCAGGTACAATTGCCGTTGATCAGAATTAATCAAATCTTGTGTTAACCTATCCAACAAAAACTAATCCTCAAAAGTTCTCAACAATACACCGAAACCCAAGAACATGCTTTGCATGCGGACATGGATCAATTAGGAAATAAATTAAGAAAACACTTCATGAAACCAAGAACATGCTTTGCATGCGCACATTGATGAATTAGGAACTAAATTACAAAAACAGGTCTCATGAAACACGAAGATAGGAACATAACAAATGCGGACGGTCGAGGTCGAAGATCCAATCAACAAAATTAACACGATCTAATCAATGAGGTCGAAGAAGCCGGGGATGGCATCCCCACCGCATTCAATGGCCGCACGATGACGTAGACGAGGACTCGTTGGCGCTGTGTAGGAGGTCAGCTGCTCTAGCCGAGGGGGCTGCAGGTAGTCTTCATGGGTGATATCGAGCATCCTCCTTGCGATAACGGCGGCAGAGCTGGAGTAAGAACGGATGCCGTGACGAGGGTAGCGCGACGCCATGGCCGTTGCCGTAGCCTTCGCTCCCCTCCGAGCCAGCGAGGAAGTTGATTGAGCACTGGTGCCGAAGGTGGAGGAGGTGGCACCAGGAGCACCGCATCTACACACCCTTGAGGGCACAGGGCATACGGCATGCGTGCACGAGCACGGAGGGAGGATGCCGCGCTCAATTTCACTGGGACAAGACCGGTGGGAGAGGAGATAATAAATGCTGCTGTCCTTGTTTGGTGATGTACAATTGAAATCCATGGTTAAGGAGGTCATGTGCTCCTTGCTCTATAGCAATACATGGGCCAATTGTTTGATTCTAGGCTAAGTGACTGTTACTATGGCGGAATACAAGTCCCATACCCACGGAATACGGTCAGCCATGGCTTCCTGTTGCTAGATTGCAAGATGcatagatattttttttaggatcTTTGCTTTATTtgtcttatttttgtttcaactTTGTGTGATCCTTGATTTGTGTACTAAGATGatataactttgcaataaaattggctgtgtgcatcgttTCGATGCAGATGCTGGGGAGaaccccttttcgaaaaaaagacTATTGTTTTATGTCAGTATGCAGaatacttgatttttttagaaagtACACAGGATACTTGTGGGTTGTGGGCTGCGAAACCGGCCCAGCTAACCAACCGGCGCCCGGCccagcaaaaataaaaatgctaGCGTGAGGCCCAGGCGAATTGAACAGCCAACGATTTCCTGAACAATCGATCGGACGtctgcagattttttttttttgaaaaggggaaaagatccccggcctctgcatcaatcgatgcacacagccaactTTTATTGCAGAGTTTAAAATCTCAAGTCACCGATCGGCAATCGTGGATACAAGAATA
This is a stretch of genomic DNA from Brachypodium distachyon strain Bd21 chromosome 1, Brachypodium_distachyon_v3.0, whole genome shotgun sequence. It encodes these proteins:
- the LOC112268620 gene encoding uncharacterized protein LOC112268620, with amino-acid sequence MPPNFSSCTLRSVQGRFETIKSWCSCWSGCLEQVRNASPSGCTIMIMYKAMPGSKERPFTLQHCWKVLEFSEKWRLRDKEAAPKKGAFVQLDDDNDDDDDDEENDAPKGGRDRKKPDGRKKEKEKIKKTAESSSLNSKFDELTKSKEIASAAKLEVKKINAEKKHGQKL